In Dyadobacter subterraneus, a single genomic region encodes these proteins:
- a CDS encoding efflux RND transporter permease subunit, which produces MKLPEFAVKNYQFTLVVFIAVLALGVYSLFTMPRSEDPDTHSPQFTVVVIYPGTSPKDMEQLVVDPMEKKINEMDDIKHVITDIRDGLAVMQVIYKYSTDPDTKYQELVREVNSLKSSLPADINDIRINKMVPSDVSIYQYALISENASYAQLKVYSKAFKERMEKIKTLKKVEFSGVPERQVKVSLNLQKIARQNLTQNQVIAALQSENINIPGGSITMASKKLNIKTSGNYRTLDEVANTVVSSVGGKIVYLKDVADIKMGYEDETHITRLNGFRCTFLSFSQKEGENIIAVKDQVEPAVAEFKKELPSNIDLNKVFDQANSVDIRLSHFARDFGIAILLVLLTLLPLGTRASLVVMISIPLSLSIGLTIMNLLGYNINQLSIVGMIVALGILVDDSIVVVENIERYLRMGYSRIDASIKASTQISMAVVGCTILLIFAFLPLTFLPEGAGDFIRSLPLSVITTVFASMLVSLTVVPFLSSIILKPHTSAEGNFLLRAMKKGIHKTYGSLLDRALKMPVLTLIFAGLLFAGSIALVPLIGNSLFPKSEKPMFLVDIETPQGTNLKKTNQVTRYVESVLKQEPLITSFATNVGKGNPRIYYNVIPRNESENFAEIFVQVEGLETSEKVEVIERLRKKLERYPGAEIKVKDFEQGPPLEAPLAYRIYGDNLDDLRKTAFRVAELLSKVDGTIYVNNPLLVQPTDLKVRVNKEKAGTLGVLSSDIDRTVRLGAAGLNVATYREDAGKADNYNVNVSIARNAAIQDYSMFDKLYITSSTGANIPLKNVATIGLESSPNQIRHYDKDRYVTVSSFVKPGYNVQQLNENITSQLNKFKFEKGQTFTVSGEKESQDESFGGLGMIIIITIFGFLGVLILEFKTFKSILIVLSVIPLGIMGGLVMLFLTGETLSFTATIGFIALVGIEVKNSLLVVDFTNQLRAQGKGIEEAIIEAGEVRFVPILLTSLTAIGGLLPLVIEYSALYSPLALVLIGGLISSTLLSRLVTPVMYKLLPPAVLLEKEEEIMLPELVMH; this is translated from the coding sequence ATGAAATTACCAGAATTTGCCGTTAAGAATTACCAGTTTACGCTGGTCGTTTTCATCGCAGTTTTAGCGTTGGGTGTATATTCGCTTTTTACGATGCCCCGCAGTGAAGACCCAGACACGCATTCGCCTCAGTTTACTGTTGTGGTGATTTATCCCGGCACCAGTCCGAAGGATATGGAGCAGCTCGTGGTAGATCCGATGGAAAAGAAAATCAATGAAATGGATGACATCAAACATGTCATCACCGATATCAGGGATGGGCTTGCGGTGATGCAGGTTATCTATAAATACAGCACCGATCCGGATACTAAATATCAGGAATTGGTAAGGGAAGTTAATAGTCTGAAAAGCTCGCTTCCTGCTGACATTAATGATATCAGGATCAATAAAATGGTGCCGTCGGATGTCAGCATTTATCAGTATGCGCTAATCAGCGAAAACGCTTCTTACGCGCAGTTGAAAGTTTATTCCAAAGCTTTCAAGGAGCGGATGGAGAAAATTAAAACTTTGAAAAAAGTAGAGTTTTCAGGAGTTCCGGAACGTCAGGTCAAGGTGAGTTTGAATCTTCAAAAGATTGCAAGACAAAATCTTACACAAAATCAGGTCATCGCAGCTTTACAAAGTGAAAATATAAATATTCCGGGCGGAAGCATTACTATGGCTTCCAAGAAACTCAATATAAAAACAAGTGGAAATTATCGTACGCTTGATGAAGTGGCCAATACGGTAGTTTCTTCTGTTGGTGGTAAAATTGTATATCTTAAAGACGTGGCCGATATTAAAATGGGCTATGAAGATGAAACACATATTACCAGATTGAATGGTTTTAGATGCACCTTTTTGAGTTTTAGCCAAAAAGAAGGTGAAAATATAATTGCTGTTAAGGATCAGGTTGAACCAGCCGTAGCAGAATTTAAAAAAGAATTGCCATCGAACATTGATCTGAACAAGGTTTTTGATCAGGCTAACAGTGTTGATATCCGCTTGTCTCATTTTGCCCGCGATTTTGGTATTGCAATTCTCTTGGTGTTGCTTACATTGCTGCCTTTGGGGACGCGTGCATCGCTGGTTGTTATGATTTCAATTCCTTTGTCATTGTCTATCGGATTGACAATTATGAACTTGCTGGGATATAATATCAACCAGTTAAGTATTGTCGGTATGATTGTAGCGCTGGGAATTCTGGTAGATGACAGCATTGTAGTCGTCGAAAATATTGAGCGTTATTTGCGGATGGGTTACAGCCGGATTGATGCCTCTATTAAAGCTTCCACACAAATCAGTATGGCAGTGGTTGGCTGTACAATCCTGTTGATTTTTGCTTTTTTACCGCTTACATTTCTTCCCGAGGGAGCCGGAGATTTTATTCGCAGTCTGCCTTTGTCGGTCATCACAACGGTTTTCGCCTCTATGCTGGTTTCGCTTACAGTTGTTCCGTTTTTGTCAAGTATTATCTTGAAACCACACACCAGCGCAGAGGGTAATTTCCTTTTAAGAGCAATGAAAAAAGGTATCCATAAAACCTATGGAAGTTTATTGGACCGTGCCTTGAAAATGCCTGTTCTGACATTGATTTTTGCAGGTTTGCTCTTTGCCGGTTCCATCGCTCTGGTGCCTTTAATAGGAAACAGTTTATTTCCAAAATCTGAAAAACCGATGTTTTTGGTAGATATTGAAACGCCCCAGGGCACCAACTTGAAAAAGACAAATCAGGTAACACGTTATGTTGAATCCGTTTTAAAACAAGAACCCCTGATCACTTCTTTTGCGACCAATGTTGGAAAAGGAAATCCGCGGATCTATTACAACGTAATCCCGCGTAATGAAAGTGAAAACTTTGCTGAAATTTTTGTGCAGGTTGAGGGACTTGAAACGTCGGAAAAAGTAGAAGTTATTGAAAGGCTTAGAAAAAAACTGGAACGGTATCCGGGGGCTGAAATTAAAGTGAAAGACTTTGAGCAGGGACCGCCTTTGGAAGCGCCATTGGCTTACCGGATTTATGGCGACAATCTTGACGATTTAAGGAAAACGGCTTTCAGGGTTGCTGAATTATTGTCGAAAGTAGATGGTACCATTTATGTAAATAATCCGTTGCTGGTGCAGCCAACTGATTTGAAAGTCCGGGTAAATAAAGAAAAAGCAGGGACACTTGGAGTATTATCATCAGACATTGACCGCACGGTAAGACTTGGCGCGGCAGGCTTGAATGTGGCAACTTACAGAGAAGATGCCGGAAAAGCCGACAACTATAATGTCAATGTTTCCATTGCAAGAAATGCTGCAATCCAGGATTACAGCATGTTTGACAAATTGTATATTACTTCTTCAACTGGTGCTAATATTCCGCTTAAAAACGTGGCAACAATAGGTCTGGAAAGCTCTCCTAACCAGATTCGTCATTATGATAAAGACAGATATGTTACCGTCTCCTCTTTTGTGAAGCCGGGATATAATGTGCAGCAGCTGAATGAAAACATTACTTCGCAGCTCAATAAATTCAAGTTTGAAAAGGGGCAGACCTTTACGGTTTCGGGAGAAAAGGAAAGTCAGGATGAAAGTTTTGGCGGTCTGGGAATGATCATCATTATTACAATCTTTGGATTTTTAGGTGTTCTTATTTTGGAATTCAAAACCTTCAAGAGTATCCTGATCGTTTTGTCAGTAATCCCGCTAGGTATTATGGGAGGTTTGGTCATGCTGTTTTTGACAGGTGAGACATTGTCTTTCACGGCGACAATCGGATTTATTGCCTTGGTAGGAATTGAAGTAAAAAACTCCCTGCTCGTGGTAGATTTTACCAATCAGTTAAGAGCACAGGGAAAAGGAATTGAAGAGGCTATTATTGAAGCAGGGGAAGTGCGTTTTGTACCTATTTTACTAACTTCTTTAACGGCGATCGGCGGCTTGCTGCCGCTGGTAATCGAATATAGCGCTTTGTATTCTCCGCTTGCACTGGTACTTATCGGAGGGCTGATCAGTTCCACTTTGCTTTCCCGTTTGGTCACACCGGTGATGTACAAACTTTTGCCACCGGCAGTTCTCTTGGAAAAAGAAGAAGAAATAATGCTCCCGGAATTGGTTATGCATTAA
- a CDS encoding sterol desaturase family protein, with the protein MKLAKEDAQKLTRDGLISIGLYLAPIVLMFGAFYFTGYKPWQGSNELPFKVPHFIEGIFKNLSSWGLPVIILVIGVIEFVAGLYENKWTKNERFLDIACYVLPKIVIAPVVAYYSLELLPRILPDAKGSFSWVPFWWAFAIIAVADDLTQYWYHRLHHQLPWLWRFHRTHHSAPYMGMAMAGRQNIIYTIFFSQTYLTVALTYVGLGYAALFVKVIKSLITTGAHSSIPWDKPFYTIKWLHPVGWVLERFISTPATHQAHHADTTDDGVGYYKGNFGNMFFLWDIIFGTGIITRKYPTSFGIKHYKEEEWYAQLIWPILKSKKEGSELSANGPMVGDLEHETIVEPLSLETRVAS; encoded by the coding sequence ATGAAACTCGCAAAAGAGGATGCGCAAAAGCTGACGCGTGACGGTCTCATTAGCATAGGCTTATACCTTGCACCAATCGTATTAATGTTTGGCGCTTTTTATTTCACTGGTTACAAACCATGGCAGGGAAGTAATGAACTCCCGTTCAAAGTCCCTCATTTCATTGAAGGAATTTTCAAAAATCTTAGTTCCTGGGGATTGCCAGTGATTATTTTGGTTATCGGTGTTATTGAATTTGTCGCCGGACTTTACGAAAATAAATGGACCAAAAACGAACGATTTCTGGACATTGCATGCTATGTTTTGCCAAAAATTGTAATCGCTCCGGTTGTAGCTTATTATAGTCTTGAACTGCTTCCAAGAATTTTACCTGATGCAAAAGGAAGCTTTTCCTGGGTTCCTTTCTGGTGGGCATTTGCGATAATCGCCGTTGCAGATGATTTGACACAGTATTGGTACCACCGACTGCACCACCAGCTTCCATGGTTATGGCGTTTTCACCGTACACATCACAGCGCGCCTTACATGGGTATGGCAATGGCCGGCAGACAAAACATTATTTACACCATTTTCTTTTCACAAACTTATCTTACTGTTGCATTAACGTACGTCGGACTTGGATACGCGGCATTGTTTGTAAAAGTTATCAAGTCGTTGATTACCACAGGTGCTCATTCGAGTATTCCATGGGACAAGCCTTTTTATACAATCAAATGGCTTCATCCGGTAGGCTGGGTTTTGGAGCGATTTATTTCCACGCCTGCAACGCATCAGGCACACCACGCAGATACTACCGATGATGGAGTAGGTTATTACAAAGGCAATTTTGGCAACATGTTTTTCCTTTGGGATATCATTTTTGGAACCGGAATTATTACCAGAAAATATCCAACTTCTTTTGGTATCAAACATTATAAAGAAGAAGAATGGTACGCCCAGCTTATCTGGCCGATTTTGAAATCCAAAAAAGAAGGCAGTGAATTATCTGCCAACGGACCAATGGTTGGAGACCTTGAACATGAAACAATTGTTGAACCGCTTTCGCTCGAAACCAGAGTAGCGAGTTGA
- a CDS encoding arylsulfatase — MMTTRLTRILFLLFVITSPAFSQKKKPKAQATTTKPNIVLIMADDLGFSDIGSYGSEIQTPNLDRLAAEGIRFRQFYNNSICAPTRASLLTGQYQHTAGMGYFNINLGTPAYQGFLSKETVSLAEVLKDAGYSTLLSGKWHVGDDSTSQWPRKRGFDHFYGNIGGASDYYVIKNLPKKQRSFFVKDDKIVDPEDEDNFYYTDEIAKNAIGFLKDQRQEQKPFFLYLAFTSPHWPLQAWPKDIKKYEGKYDIGWDSLRILRFKRQQELNILGKGQKISVKNSDLPAWNSLTYDEQKLWARKMEVYAAQVDNLDQNIGKVIDHLKESGQLENTIIFFISDNGAAGEDVGHGFSGRAVRNWGPVGTAGSYDSYTRTWAYASNTPLKSFKGFQYEGGISSPFIARFPSKIAAGGLIDGTAHLIDIAPTLYEIAGAKYPQTYKGNTIHPLAGESILPAIYGKDWVRSKPIFWERAGNKAVRKGKWKLVSVRSDQWELYDIEADRGETNNVIKDHSDIAAELKGLYNTWAKSVKVEDWNVIGKGKGFEPSFNP, encoded by the coding sequence ATGATGACCACCCGATTGACCAGGATTTTATTTCTTCTTTTTGTAATTACGTCCCCGGCATTTTCGCAGAAGAAAAAGCCCAAAGCACAGGCAACCACTACAAAACCCAACATCGTGCTGATCATGGCAGACGATCTTGGGTTTTCTGATATTGGTAGCTATGGTTCTGAAATTCAGACACCTAACCTTGATAGACTTGCGGCGGAAGGGATCCGATTCAGGCAGTTTTATAATAATTCCATTTGCGCGCCTACAAGAGCCTCGCTGCTCACGGGCCAGTATCAGCATACCGCCGGAATGGGTTATTTCAATATCAATTTAGGAACTCCGGCCTATCAGGGATTTTTGAGTAAAGAAACTGTTTCTTTGGCCGAGGTTTTGAAAGATGCCGGTTACAGCACTTTATTATCCGGCAAATGGCATGTGGGAGATGACAGTACCAGTCAATGGCCACGAAAACGTGGTTTTGATCACTTTTATGGAAATATTGGCGGAGCAAGTGATTACTATGTGATAAAGAATTTGCCAAAAAAACAACGCAGTTTTTTTGTAAAAGACGATAAAATAGTTGATCCGGAAGACGAGGATAATTTTTACTACACCGATGAAATTGCAAAAAATGCAATCGGTTTTTTGAAAGACCAGCGCCAGGAACAAAAACCCTTTTTCTTATACCTTGCTTTTACCTCGCCGCACTGGCCTTTACAGGCATGGCCGAAGGATATTAAAAAGTATGAAGGTAAGTACGATATTGGTTGGGATTCTCTTAGAATCCTTCGGTTCAAGCGCCAGCAGGAATTAAATATTTTAGGTAAAGGGCAGAAGATCAGTGTTAAAAATAGTGACCTGCCTGCGTGGAATAGTCTGACTTATGATGAGCAGAAATTGTGGGCTAGGAAAATGGAAGTATATGCTGCTCAGGTAGATAACCTTGATCAGAATATTGGAAAAGTGATTGATCATTTGAAAGAATCTGGTCAGCTTGAAAACACTATTATATTTTTCATTTCTGATAATGGAGCTGCGGGAGAAGATGTGGGCCACGGATTTAGTGGCAGAGCTGTGAGAAACTGGGGGCCGGTCGGTACTGCCGGTTCATATGATTCTTATACACGGACCTGGGCATATGCATCCAATACGCCACTAAAATCATTTAAAGGTTTTCAATATGAAGGTGGAATAAGCAGTCCGTTTATTGCCCGTTTCCCTTCAAAAATTGCAGCAGGAGGTTTAATCGACGGAACCGCTCATTTGATCGATATTGCTCCGACATTATACGAAATTGCAGGCGCCAAATATCCGCAAACCTATAAAGGAAATACAATTCATCCGCTAGCGGGAGAAAGTATTTTGCCGGCAATTTATGGCAAAGACTGGGTTCGCTCCAAACCTATATTTTGGGAAAGAGCTGGTAACAAGGCAGTAAGAAAAGGAAAATGGAAACTGGTTTCTGTACGAAGCGATCAATGGGAATTGTATGATATAGAAGCAGATAGAGGAGAAACCAATAATGTAATAAAGGATCATTCGGATATAGCAGCCGAATTAAAAGGTCTTTACAACACCTGGGCGAAAAGCGTGAAGGTAGAAGACTGGAACGTGATCGGAAAAGGAAAGGGGTTTGAACCAAGCTTTAATCCTTGA
- a CDS encoding SusC/RagA family TonB-linked outer membrane protein → MIKKNFYLIWLLGVLIFSTTALKAQDVITGVVKDDTGQGLPGATIVEKGTSKNAISDIDGKFSIPAAKTFPFTLQISVTGFQTQEIELYELTTEPVEVILKTANLLNEVVVIGYGEQKRKDITGSISSVPQEIKSQPVVSVERLLQGSIAGATVTQTSGQPGGGVSVQIRGSNSITAGSDPLYVIDGFPINNDYGVNDAGVTVGSKINPLSFLNTADIESIDVLKDASATAIYGSRGANGVVIITTKGGSKKKSSITYETYFGKQEVIRTLPLMNAGEWWQLRKDAAINSGKTPVLPSVTGYKLDTTGAGTDWQAAAFRKATQQSHSLSILSGGDKTRLGISANYLKQDGVLRNTDFERLSARFNIDHDYSDKLRITSSVTGSHTKANVAPAGVVSALVLTPSALPIYQDNGTFVKYSPFETVYANPINSLYNQLNQTITNRFLGNLSAEYTIIEGLKAKVLFGADIVDNKQNRYLPISTYEGTALNGDALVGSVFTTNWLNENTLSYDKEINEKNRINAVIGFTAQQSQTKGAIAEAAGFSSDAFSYNNLGTGITNRTPGSSASEFSLASYLGRINYVFDDRYLVTFTLRADGSSKFGAGNKWGYFPSAALGWNIANEKFFKNVRNVSLLKLRLSAGSTGNQSIPPYQSLAQLTYYPYNFSGSTVSGYAPSTVFNKNLGWEKTFQVDAGLDIGLYKDRLNITADYYYKKTTDLLLTRTVPGTSGLSDFYGNQGSTIYQNVGAVSNQGIELAINSQNLTGDFKWNTTFIFARNTNKILDLGDGVTQYIPSSSAPSIAKVGHPLGSFIVYKTDGVIKEGQTPLTPQSNKGAGGQQYKDLDGDGLITQAGDRAVIDNQIKFTAGLTNTFSYRGFDLAVFFQTSVGGKLYNVNRANLELGTGYTNASRVLLDRYTSTNTNTDVKEAYQDPAIYISDRFIEDATYYRLKNISFGYSIPKAVLSKIKIQALRIYVSAQNAITWTKYTGFDPEVSSNGQSLINKGVDDSVYPNNKSYQVGLSLTF, encoded by the coding sequence ATGATTAAGAAAAACTTCTACCTGATATGGTTATTAGGTGTTTTAATTTTCAGCACAACTGCTCTAAAAGCGCAGGATGTGATAACAGGCGTCGTGAAAGACGATACCGGACAAGGCCTTCCCGGCGCAACAATTGTTGAAAAAGGAACATCAAAAAACGCGATTTCAGATATTGATGGAAAATTCAGTATTCCGGCCGCCAAAACATTTCCTTTTACTTTACAGATCAGCGTTACAGGTTTTCAAACCCAGGAAATTGAACTGTATGAACTTACGACTGAGCCTGTTGAAGTAATTTTGAAAACGGCCAATCTTCTTAATGAAGTAGTTGTAATTGGATATGGTGAGCAGAAAAGAAAAGACATCACCGGTTCAATTTCATCGGTTCCGCAGGAAATAAAATCACAGCCCGTTGTTTCAGTGGAAAGACTTTTACAAGGTTCTATCGCTGGTGCAACGGTTACACAAACTTCCGGTCAGCCTGGCGGTGGTGTGAGTGTGCAGATCCGCGGTAGCAATTCCATAACTGCCGGTAGTGACCCTTTATACGTTATTGACGGTTTCCCGATCAATAACGATTATGGTGTAAATGACGCCGGTGTAACAGTAGGATCAAAAATTAACCCGCTTTCTTTTTTGAATACTGCTGATATTGAATCGATTGACGTTTTGAAAGATGCTTCGGCCACTGCAATTTACGGTTCAAGAGGAGCCAATGGAGTTGTTATTATTACTACAAAAGGAGGTTCGAAAAAGAAATCTTCTATCACGTACGAAACCTATTTTGGAAAACAGGAAGTGATAAGAACGCTTCCTTTAATGAATGCTGGCGAGTGGTGGCAGCTTCGTAAAGACGCAGCTATTAACTCTGGAAAAACTCCGGTTTTGCCAAGTGTGACAGGTTATAAATTGGATACAACCGGTGCTGGTACAGACTGGCAGGCAGCTGCTTTTAGAAAAGCGACACAGCAAAGTCACAGTTTGTCGATTTTGTCGGGAGGTGATAAAACCAGACTTGGAATTTCTGCCAACTATCTGAAACAGGATGGTGTTTTAAGAAATACTGATTTCGAAAGGTTATCCGCACGTTTCAACATCGATCATGATTACAGTGATAAGTTGAGAATAACTTCAAGTGTTACAGGCAGCCATACAAAAGCAAACGTGGCGCCAGCAGGCGTGGTTTCTGCTCTTGTTTTGACACCTTCCGCTTTGCCAATTTATCAGGACAACGGCACTTTTGTAAAATACAGTCCTTTTGAAACGGTATATGCCAACCCGATCAACTCACTTTACAATCAACTTAACCAGACCATTACCAACCGTTTTCTTGGGAATCTTTCTGCCGAGTATACAATCATCGAAGGTTTGAAAGCGAAGGTTTTATTTGGTGCTGATATCGTTGACAACAAACAAAACAGATACTTGCCGATCTCGACTTATGAAGGAACAGCTTTAAATGGTGATGCCCTGGTAGGTTCTGTTTTTACAACCAACTGGCTGAACGAAAATACGTTGAGTTATGACAAAGAGATTAATGAAAAAAACAGGATCAATGCTGTCATCGGTTTTACTGCGCAGCAGTCACAAACAAAAGGTGCTATTGCAGAAGCCGCTGGGTTCTCTTCGGATGCTTTTTCTTACAACAATTTAGGAACGGGTATTACCAACAGAACGCCTGGGTCTTCTGCCTCAGAATTCTCGCTTGCTTCGTATTTGGGACGTATCAATTATGTTTTTGATGACCGTTATCTGGTTACATTTACACTTCGTGCGGATGGTTCTTCCAAATTTGGAGCGGGTAACAAATGGGGATATTTCCCGTCTGCTGCCTTGGGATGGAATATTGCCAATGAAAAATTCTTCAAAAATGTAAGAAATGTAAGTTTGCTTAAATTAAGATTAAGCGCAGGATCAACTGGTAACCAGAGCATTCCTCCATATCAATCGCTTGCCCAGCTTACTTATTATCCTTACAACTTTTCAGGATCTACGGTTTCCGGTTATGCGCCAAGTACTGTGTTTAACAAAAATCTTGGCTGGGAAAAAACCTTCCAGGTGGATGCAGGTTTGGATATCGGATTGTATAAAGATCGTTTGAACATTACGGCTGATTATTATTATAAAAAAACAACCGATCTTCTTCTAACAAGAACAGTACCAGGAACTTCCGGATTATCTGATTTTTATGGTAACCAAGGCTCAACAATCTACCAGAATGTGGGTGCAGTTTCCAATCAGGGTATAGAACTGGCGATAAATTCCCAGAATTTAACTGGTGACTTCAAATGGAATACGACATTTATTTTTGCGAGAAACACAAACAAAATTCTTGATCTGGGTGATGGTGTTACGCAGTATATTCCATCGAGTTCAGCGCCTTCGATTGCAAAAGTGGGTCATCCGCTGGGATCATTCATTGTTTACAAAACAGATGGTGTAATCAAGGAAGGACAGACGCCATTGACACCACAATCAAACAAAGGGGCAGGAGGACAGCAATATAAAGACCTTGACGGTGACGGGCTGATCACGCAGGCTGGCGACAGAGCGGTGATCGATAACCAGATCAAATTTACAGCAGGTTTGACCAACACTTTTAGTTACAGAGGTTTTGATTTGGCTGTTTTCTTTCAGACTTCTGTGGGTGGAAAATTGTATAACGTAAACCGTGCAAACCTTGAATTGGGAACGGGTTATACCAACGCTTCAAGAGTACTTTTGGATCGTTACACATCAACCAACACAAACACCGACGTAAAGGAAGCATACCAGGATCCTGCCATTTATATCTCTGACCGCTTTATCGAAGACGCCACTTATTACCGTTTGAAAAACATTTCTTTCGGATACTCAATTCCAAAAGCTGTGCTTTCGAAAATCAAAATTCAGGCGTTAAGAATTTATGTATCTGCGCAAAACGCGATTACCTGGACCAAGTACACAGGTTTTGATCCGGAGGTAAGTTCTAACGGACAAAGCCTGATCAACAAAGGTGTGGACGACAGTGTGTATCCAAACAATAAATCTTATCAGGTTGGTTTGTCGCTGACATTCTGA
- a CDS encoding RagB/SusD family nutrient uptake outer membrane protein, with amino-acid sequence MKKYQYILLAVSSLFIASCNDFLTEKPESIISEDQYYKTESDAITAINAVYFFLNSGKIQTPYNTLFNTGMNMAGDDEDPGPGATNPDVRSLAVLAHSSSNLRVYELWQQHYAAIRKANVVLNKIPDITFSIPANKDRILAEAKFLRALFYFNLVRLYGDVPLVTEYTNYVSAADYAIAKSPSADVYAQIEKDLTEAAAVLPASYSSPDVGRATAGAAKSLLAKVYLIKASLPLKLTENYAKAISKAEEALSSADGGTGTYGYDLVSDYSRVFLPAYKNGVEHIFSAQMKANSYSQGNSETSRAIYSAIPGLTGNYAHMVRFYTEGNDKFFSIYKLFKPTDKRRNVTFVRSFTSPTNGRKYALPIVNTAVPNDSTPFWNKWWDPNNQAVTTNSEANVPIIRYAELLLIHAEAENEVNGPTTKAYKSINRVRTRAGLANLTQGLTKDQFRDSVYFERRLELVYEYQRWFDLIREKDASGNGILIKSLQKVGKNNVAPKHYLYPIPQTELDNNPLLKQNTLWQ; translated from the coding sequence ATGAAAAAGTATCAATATATTTTGCTGGCAGTGAGCTCTTTATTTATTGCTTCCTGCAACGACTTTCTGACCGAAAAACCTGAATCCATTATTTCAGAGGATCAGTATTACAAAACAGAATCGGATGCGATTACAGCGATTAACGCAGTATATTTCTTCCTGAATTCAGGAAAAATCCAGACGCCTTACAATACGCTTTTCAACACTGGTATGAACATGGCTGGTGATGACGAGGATCCGGGACCGGGAGCAACAAATCCAGACGTACGTTCACTTGCAGTATTAGCACATTCATCCAGCAACCTGCGTGTTTACGAACTTTGGCAGCAGCATTATGCGGCCATCCGTAAAGCGAATGTGGTATTGAATAAGATTCCGGATATTACTTTCAGTATCCCGGCAAACAAAGACAGAATTTTAGCAGAAGCTAAATTTTTAAGAGCGCTGTTTTATTTCAACCTGGTGCGTTTGTATGGTGATGTGCCGTTGGTAACAGAGTACACAAACTATGTTTCGGCTGCGGATTATGCGATTGCAAAAAGTCCTTCGGCCGATGTTTATGCGCAAATTGAAAAAGATCTGACCGAAGCAGCAGCAGTTTTGCCAGCTTCATACAGTTCTCCGGATGTGGGAAGAGCTACGGCTGGTGCAGCAAAATCTCTTTTAGCAAAAGTTTATTTGATCAAAGCTTCACTTCCTTTAAAGCTGACTGAAAATTATGCAAAAGCGATTTCCAAAGCGGAAGAAGCACTTTCTTCGGCTGATGGTGGAACAGGAACTTACGGTTATGACCTGGTTAGTGACTATTCCCGCGTTTTCCTTCCGGCTTATAAAAATGGCGTAGAGCATATTTTCTCTGCCCAGATGAAAGCGAATTCATACAGCCAGGGTAACAGTGAAACCTCACGTGCAATTTACTCGGCGATTCCTGGACTTACGGGAAATTACGCGCACATGGTACGTTTTTATACGGAAGGAAACGACAAGTTTTTCAGTATCTACAAACTTTTCAAACCAACGGATAAAAGAAGAAACGTCACTTTCGTAAGAAGTTTCACCAGTCCGACCAACGGAAGAAAATATGCATTGCCGATCGTAAATACAGCAGTACCAAATGACTCTACACCGTTCTGGAATAAATGGTGGGATCCTAACAATCAGGCGGTAACCACGAACTCAGAAGCAAACGTGCCAATTATTCGGTATGCTGAACTGCTTTTGATCCACGCGGAAGCAGAAAATGAAGTGAACGGCCCGACTACCAAAGCGTACAAATCAATCAACCGTGTAAGAACAAGGGCCGGCTTGGCTAATTTAACCCAAGGTTTAACAAAAGATCAGTTCCGTGATTCCGTATACTTTGAACGCAGACTGGAACTCGTTTACGAATACCAGAGATGGTTTGATCTGATCCGTGAAAAAGATGCCAGCGGAAATGGAATTTTAATCAAAAGTTTGCAGAAAGTTGGGAAAAATAATGTGGCGCCAAAACATTATCTATACCCGATTCCACAAACAGAACTTGACAATAATCCGCTGTTAAAGCAAAATACGCTTTGGCAATAA